GGAaggatggtagaggcagaaagcTTTGCTTATATTAACTATCACCGACAAGACTGTGGATTGAGAGCCAAGATTAGTCTCAATATCTCTTCGTTAGCCAGCATATGAATTAGGAgcagtaggtcatctggcccctctgactttttaaaaattcatttacgggatgAGGGCATCGCCAGCTAACCCAGCATTGTAAGAATATCATTGTTGATCTCAACTCCACATGTCTGTCCAACTGTAGGAACCATTCACCCCTCTACTTATCAAGCATTTACCCACAGTAACTCTGTCTTAAAATATTCTAAAACTTGACTTCCACTATCCTTTGAGGAAGAAAGTGCTAAACACTATTACTCTCAGAGAAGAAATGTCACCTCATCCCTGTCTTAAAAGGGTAACCATCTACATTTTAACAATGACCCTAAATAGTTCAAGTCTTTCTAAAAAGAGAAACATCCTCCCTATATGTAGATCTCATGATCTCATCATTCATTCAGGTCCCTCTCACCCATCTAAGCTCCAACAAGTATAATCTAGTCTGTCAAATATTTCATCCTAAGGCAACCCATCCACTACATACTGTAAACCAGTCCAAGGATTTAGATCAGAGCTGTCATATTCTTCTCAGGTAGTCCCTCAGAATCTAGGAAGACTTGCTTCCACTCTGATCAGCTGAATTATGAAGTAGTTGATGAAACCATTGAAGGGATTGCCAACTCTTGTACAAATTGGACAGGAGGCTTGACAAACTAGGATGTGAGTGAGTTGAGATGTGGTTTGATTGTTCTGCCATTTATGCTGGGTTCCTCTGGGTTTAGAATTCCCATTATCTCAAGAAGGATTTGTCTACACTGTTGAATTATTTCCTCTCTCTGCATCATAATGTTTTCCCATAACAGAGCTCAGAATGGAGTGTCTGCTTCAAGAATACAAATGAGGTGGCCTTCCCCCATCATTGCCAACTGAGACTATTTTGGGTCTCAGGCCTGAGGATATGGGAGAGGACACTGATGTGATCTGATTCCTTTGTCACTCAGTGTCATCTGCAGACAAACAAAAAATGGAAAGTCCCAGCCACTTGAAAGGAGGAAGTAATTATACTTCTCTCCAAATATCCTGAGAAATTAACACTATATATTTctttctttccagtgctgatggaaCCTATGAGGTGTCCCTCTATACTAATGCAATTGTATACAGCAATGGAGATATCTTCTGGCTGCCTCCTGCCATCTATAAGAGTGCCTGCAGAATCGAAGTGAAACACTTCCCTTTTGACCAGCAAAACTGTACATTGAAATTTCGATCGTGGACATATGATCGCACTGAAATTGATTTAGTTTTAAGCAGTGATGTTGCAAGCAGGGATGACTTCAAGCCCAGCGGAGAATGGGATATTGTGTCACTTCCAGGGAGAAGGAATGAGATTCCATCAGACCCAACATATGTTGATATCACATATGATTTTATCATCAGGAGGAAACCATTGTTCTATACCATTAACCTCATCATCCCCTGTGTGTTGATCACTTCTCTTGCAATTTTGGTGTTCTACTTGCCCTCTGATTGTGGCGAGAAGATAACACTGTGTATTTCTGTTCTGCTGGCACTAACAGTCTTTTTACTGCTCATATCGAAGATTGTTCCACCGACGTCACTGGATGTTCCACTAATTGGCAAGTACCTGATGTTTACCATGGTTTTGGTAACTTTTTCAATAGTCACCAGTGTCTGCGTGTTGAACGTTCACCATCGGTCACCCACCACCCACACCATGCCTGAATGGGTGAAGCAAATATTTCTTAAGAAGCTGCCGACTCTTCTGTTAATGAAGCGGCCAGAAAATCGAAGTATAAAGGACCGAATGAGGAAGAAACAGCTGTTGACCTGTATCGATAGTGAAATAGACCAAGCTGATTTTCAAACAAGCTGTGGGAACAAAGAGCCAGCACTGAGATGTGGCTGGAGACTGAGAGACATGTCCTATCAGCAGGATTTAAGGAAGAAGGGATCAGCAAAGGCTCGGTGCAACATAGAAGAGGCAGTGGATGGTGTCAGATTCGTAGCAGAGCACATGAAATGTGAAGATGAAGACCAGAGTGTGAGCTTATCCTTTCTTTCCTCTTATTTCAACATCTAGAGAACAAAGTTACTAAGCAGTAAAAAATATCCAAATTGATGGTAACTTTAATTAAAGATTTATTTTAGTATTATCGTCAAACAGACTGTGTCTCCCATAGACCTCTGCCTTGTGTTTTGTTCCAAGTAGAGCCATGAGAACCCAAAATGCAGAAagtggtcattcagcccatcaagtttatgGCTGCTACCTCTTTGGACAGACATAAACTAAGGATACTGTACTGTCGCTATCCGTACATCCACTTCCAAATACTTCCTTTCATAAATTATTGGTCTCTGGATGAGTTGGCAGCCGTAGTTGATCAGAAATATTGAGGTGCTGGTTGGGAATAAGAAGGAGGTATGAGTCCAGTGCAGGCAGCTGGGATCAAGTGAATCCCTGGAGGAGTATAGTGAATGCAAGTACCTACTCAAGAAGAAAATCAGGTGGGCAAATGAGAGGCATAAGTCAGCTTTGGTAGGGAGGGTTAAGGAGAATCCAAAGAGATTTTATAAGTACGTTAAGGGAAAAAGAATAACTTAAGGGGAAAGAAGGCCCCTCACAAAGCAAATATGTTCGTATGGAGCAACAGGAGATGGGCAAAATggtaaataagagaaaatctgcagttgctggaaacccaaagcaacacacacaaaatgctggcagaactcagcaggtcaggcaacatctatgggaattgtcatgtaccccgtgacgggttaaagaaccagcagaggtggaaaacactttggagtccagcattgctattaactaataatatttaataGCAACCTCGCAATACAGTAAtacaaatgtagataaatcaaacaggttagcaatgattatatataagtaagtaaatcagtaagtgtggaaatatatgtgaaaaaccaagcttcttcaagtctaggggtaaaagatacagtcttacgatgatgagtaaatttcagttcagttcgtggtgttgagttgagtagtgatggagagagagagagggagagatttgagtcttcaggtgagctgacgccgtcgattttctcgttgtcctccgaaatcctttaaaagtcaccgactgtgaccacaacaaaggggacagtTTTCCTGTAGTGGAGCTATCAACCTAGGCAAACGttagacacatggacaactccccaccggtcaatcccttttctcactgcaagagccactgatcaatctgcttgatcgatcctccaaaaacccactttttctgtgggtacAACAAAGcttattcagtgtccaaaacttgtgcctgaggtctatatcgtctgacctcctatttatctcaccatactgagtaccaactgtcattcaaataactccttccTTTGactgtgtaagaaatgtacaagcaggcaaatgtccttggaAGTATAAACATGCTGCCGAAAAATCataacattgattgtccatcaaataacaccgCCCTCGGTCACCACTTACGGGCTTACGGGCTGcttggctctctctctctctctccaactcagcaaaaATCCAAAAGTTCCTcctgccttaaagtgacagtccaacagttagtctccgtctctctctcttgttctttctctctctcttttcaaaacaacatgttggtgttaaataactctctctctctctttttcaaaagcacagttcataggggtaattcaggaccctgtcgcagaatgaataagcagttaatgttttgggctgagaaaacGGAGTCCTGAACCTCAGCCAtaacatcgactgcttactctgTTTGCTCTGTTCTTACTGTAGAGAAAGACATGATGACTTTATAACTAAGGAAAGATAATTGGGATGTCTTGGGGATAATCTATATTGCAGAAGAGGAGGTGCTGGGTATCTTAAAATTTATGATGGTAGACAAATCTCTAGGGCCTGATCAGGTACACCAAAGAACAGTGTGAGAAGAAATTAATTACAGAGGCCCTGGTTGAGATGTTTGCATCATTGTCAGCCCCAAGTGAAGTGATGGGAAGCTGGGGGGTAGTGAATGTTGTGTAACATTTAAGAAGGACTGCAAAGAAATACCTTGGAACTATAGACCAGCAAGTTTAACATTTGTGGTAGGTAAGTTACTGGAAAAGATTATGAAGGGGTAAATTGTTTGTATATCTGGAAAGACAGAGGTTGATTTTTGGGTAGATAGCATGGCATTGTGCATGGAAAATCATATCTTATGAACTTGATAGAGTTTTTTGATGAAGTGACTCGGAAGGTTAATGAGGTTTTAGACATGATCTTTCTGGACTTAACTGAGGCCTTTgctaaggttccacatggtaagcTGCTCTGAAATGTTAGATCATATGGAATGCAGGGAGAGCTGGTTAATTGGATACACAACTGGCTATGATGGCAAGAAGCAGATAATGATGGTGGAAAattgtttctcagaatggagaatgtgtttagtggtgtgcctcagtggcTGGTGCTGGACCCATTGTTGTCTCATGCGTATCAAGGCATGGTTAAAGCTTGGACGAGAATTTACAAGGCATGGTTAATAACTTTGCTAATGACACTAAATTGATAGTATCATAGAGAGTGAAGAAGGTAATCAAAAACAACAGGGGAATCTTGACTATCTGTATCAGAGGACCAAGGAATGCCAAATagagtttaattcagataagtgtaaggtgttTTTGGAATGTCAAATGAGGATAAGACTCTCACAATTAATGGCAGGTCTCTTTGGACTGTTGTATAACACAGTGACCTTGGAAATCAGGGACAGAGTTCTCTGAAATCGGAGTTACAGATgtacaggatggtgaagaaggcttttgacatACTGGCCTTAATCAGTCAAGGCATTCAGCATAGACATGTGGAGCTAATGTTACAGTCATACAAGAATCTAGTGAGGCTGCACTTGAAATATTgaggagtattatgttcagtttttttcaccctgctaaaggaaagatgttattaaatggATAGAGTGCAGAAAAattccaaggatgctgccaggacttgaggaactgaaTTATAGGGAGATATTAGACGGCTAGTTTTTTTCCCCTTAGAGCACAGGAGACTGCAGGGTTAATAACGTCATAAGGAcacagataaggtaaatgcaggcAGTCTTTTTTCCAGGATTGGGGGATCAAGAAGTAgtgggcacaggtttaaagtgagaggggaagttTTAATAGGAAATCAAAGTGCAACTTTTTTATGCACAGATGATGGTATGCATATGAAATAAGTAGTTAGATAAAGTAGTTGGGACAGGTACAAAGGCAACTTTTAAAGTACGATTGGGCAGGTACGTGTTTAGAAGTATAatgaccaaatgcaggcaaatgagagTAGTTTGGATTGACATCCTGATTGGCAGGTACCAGTAGGGTTAAAGGGCTGTTTTCATGCTGTTTGTCTCTGACTTTGCAGCTACATCAGGTAATGGCAGAACATTTCATGCACTACCACCCTCTGTGCACAAAATAACCTTTGTATATCATTTTTCTCTCTTTAAAACAATTGTACATTGGATTCCCCATGCAGAAATAATCACCTTTTCCAATTCACTTTATCTGAACCCTTCAGAACTAAAGAAAGCTAAAAACTGTATTCAAACCTCTATCAGCTTTCCCTGTGCTTAAGGCATAATGGTTGCCTCAAAATTCATCCCTGTTTGATTGCGTCATTAACATGCATTATGATGGGTTTAGCTAAACACCAATGTTTGTGAAAGtgaatttttatatgtattattTGTTCACCATAAGGAAAGACAGATTAATACCACTTTTCAGTGCAAACATGTTTTACCAATGTATTGTTTTCTTGTGTTACTTAAAAAGTATTTTTTTCCAGCACTGAATGATCAATCCATTTTACCATGCTGCTGAAAGCTCAtcaaaaaaaaagcagaggaaGATTGTTTTGCCCTCAACAGAAATTATGCCACCCAGCACTCACCTTACTGAGATAAACTTACATAACCGAACATGCTTCAGCAGACCACTGTGAAATCAGGGTTCCACCAGAAGCTTTTGCTAGCAAATTGGAACACATCTTCCCATCCTTCTAAATCAATTGAGAAAAATGCTTACGTGAACCACACTATTAAATCCTTACCCCATTCTGCTTCATTTAACTGCCTCGTCTCTACCACTCAGCAGTCATCTCCCATCAAAGTCAATATCAGCTTTCCCTCTGACATCACTCATCATgacttctggtgctgtctgtgtgtaaATTGCATGTTTTCACTGAAATATCGTGGGTGTTTCCATTTCTTCCCACATCCGAAATgtatgcaggttggtaggttgatttgTTACTGCAAAAGGGCCCAAGTGTGTAGGGTAAAATCTcgaggaagttgcagagaatgcgGGTTAATACAGTGTGATGAATGTAAATGGGTGGTTAATGGTCAGCAGGAACTCAGAGATAAAGGACCTGTCTCCATGATGTATGACTCTATGAACTCCAACAGCATTAGTGAACACAAGGTTTGCCAGCCACCCTGTCCTTGTTATGGATGAAGGCAATTATTCTCTCAAATCAACTGAGAAGAGAGAGCTGCATTCATACAGTAATAAGAATAACCCTTCAGTCTCTATTCTTAATCTAATAAAAATTCTGCTTCTTTGAGTCAATTGATCGGATGCTATACTTACATTAGGAAGTAAATTAATCTATAAGAACACAATCCTTGCTTTTTCCATTCCTTTTACCCTACTTCATAGTATTGAGACTTGCACAAAAATAATCAAATTCTGAATCTGTCTGCTCCTATAAAGCGAGGACGAGCTCCCCAAAGCCTCCCGCCAAATCCTGTACTTGCACTGCTCTGCCAGCCTGCTGGCCGTGCCTGTGTATATTGACAAATCAATGAACGGATCAGACCTCTGTTGGAGGTTTGTCAGCCAATAGCATCAAGAAGTGGATCTTGCACGTATCTCAAGCaaaagaaaatatgcagatgctggaaatccaagcaacacacacaaaatactggagaaactcaacaggctagacagcatctatcagagtacagtcgatgttttggaccgagacccttcagtaggactcatgatgaagggtctcggcccaaa
The DNA window shown above is from Mobula birostris isolate sMobBir1 chromosome 5, sMobBir1.hap1, whole genome shotgun sequence and carries:
- the LOC140197770 gene encoding neuronal acetylcholine receptor subunit beta-2-like isoform X1 — protein: MLLTLTVSLLFLVCESALPPNTEERLASYLLHADRYNRLIRPAKNSTDIVTIAIKVSLSQLISVNEREQIMTTNAWLTQEWNDYRLRWDPGKYEGIDQLRIYSRHLWLPDIVLYNNADGTYEVSLYTNAIVYSNGDIFWLPPAIYKSACRIEVKHFPFDQQNCTLKFRSWTYDRTEIDLVLSSDVASRDDFKPSGEWDIVSLPGRRNEIPSDPTYVDITYDFIIRRKPLFYTINLIIPCVLITSLAILVFYLPSDCGEKITLCISVLLALTVFLLLISKIVPPTSLDVPLIGKYLMFTMVLVTFSIVTSVCVLNVHHRSPTTHTMPEWVKQIFLKKLPTLLLMKRPENRSIKDRMRKKQLLTCIDSEIDQADFQTSCGNKEPALRCGWRLRDMSYQQDLRKKGSAKARCNIEEAVDGVRFVAEHMKCEDEDQSISEDWKYVAMVIDRLFLWIFVFVCMVGTLGLYLQPFFQNHTSPHIF
- the LOC140197770 gene encoding neuronal acetylcholine receptor subunit beta-2-like isoform X2; translated protein: MLLTLTVSLLFLVCESALPPNTEERLASYLLHADRYNRLIRPAKNSTDIVTIAIKVSLSQLISVNEREQIMTTNAWLTQEWNDYRLRWDPGKYEGIDQLRIYSRHLWLPDIVLYNNADGTYEVSLYTNAIVYSNGDIFWLPPAIYKSACRIEVKHFPFDQQNCTLKFRSWTYDRTEIDLVLSSDVASRDDFKPSGEWDIVSLPGRRNEIPSDPTYVDITYDFIIRRKPLFYTINLIIPCVLITSLAILVFYLPSDCGEKITLCISVLLALTVFLLLISKIVPPTSLDVPLIGKYLMFTMVLVTFSIVTSVCVLNVHHRSPTTHTMPEWVKQIFLKKLPTLLLMKRPENRSIKDRMRKKQLLTCIDSEIDQADFQTSCGNKEPALRCGWRLRDMSYQQDLRKKGSAKARCNIEEAVDGVRFVAEHMKCEDEDQS